The following proteins are co-located in the Canis aureus isolate CA01 chromosome X, VMU_Caureus_v.1.0, whole genome shotgun sequence genome:
- the LOC144308192 gene encoding LOW QUALITY PROTEIN: eIF5-mimic protein 2-like (The sequence of the model RefSeq protein was modified relative to this genomic sequence to represent the inferred CDS: inserted 3 bases in 2 codons; deleted 1 base in 1 codon) — translation MNNQKQQKPTLSGQRFKTRKRDEKERFDPTQFQDCIIQGLTETGTDLEAVAKFLDASGAKLDYRRYAETLXDILVAGGMLAPGGTLADDMMRTDVCVFAAQEDLETMQAFAQVFNKLIRRYKYLEKGFEDEVKKLLLFLKGFSESERNKLAMLTGVLLANGTLNASILNSLYNENLVKEGVSAAFAVKLFKSWINEKDINAVAASLRKVSMDNRLMELFPANKQSVEHFTKYFTEAGLKELSEYVRNQQTIGAXKELQKELQEQMSCGDPFKDIILYVKEEMKKNNIPETVVIGIVWSSVMSTVEWNKKKELVAEQAIKHLKQYSPLLAAFTTQGQFELTLLLKIQENCYDNIHFMKAFQKIVVLFYKAEVLSEEPILKWYKDAHVAKGKSVFLEQMKKFVEWLKNAEEESESEAEEGD, via the exons atgaataatcAAAAGCAGCAAAAGCCAACGCTATCAGGCCAGcgttttaaaaccagaaaaagagatgaaaaagagagGTTTGACCCTACTCAGTTTCAAGACTGTATTATTCAAGGCTTAACTGAAACTGGTACTGATTTGGAAGCAGTAGCAAAGTTTCTTGATGCTTCTGGAGCAAAACTTGATTACCGCCGATATGCAGAAACACT TGACATTCTGGTGGCCGGCGGAATGCTGGCCCCAGGGGGTACActggcagatgacatgatgcgtACAGATGTCTGTGTGTTCGCAGCACAAGAAGACCTAGAGACCATGCAAGCATTTGCTCAGGTTTTTAACAAGTTAATCAGGCGCTACAAATACCTGGAGAAAGGTTTTGAAGATGAAGTAAAAAA gctgctGCTGTTCTTAAAGGGTTTTTCAGAGTCGGAGAGGAACAAGCTGGCTATGTTGACTGGTGTTCTTCTGGCTAATGGAACACTTAATGCATCCATTCTTAATAGCCTTTATAATGAGAATTTGGTTAAAGAAGGGGTTTCAGCAGCTTTTGCTGTAAAGCTCTTTAAATCATggataaatgaaaaagatatcAATGCAGTAGCTGCAAGTCTTCGGAAAGTCAGCATGGATAACAGACTGATGGAACTTTTTCCTGCCAATAAACAAAGCGTTGAACACTTCACAAAGTATTTTACTGAGGCAGGCTTGAAAGAACTTTCAGAATATGTTCGGAATCAACAAACCATAGGAG CGAAAGAACTCCAGAAAGAACTTCAAGAACAGATGTCCTGTGGTGATCCATTTAAGGATATAATTTTGTATGTCAAggaggagatg aaaaaaaacaacatcccaGAAACCGTTGTCATTGGAATAGTCTGGTCCAGCGTAATGAGCACCGTGGAATGGAACAAAAAGAAGGAGCTTGTAGCAGAGCAAGCCATCAAGCACTTGAAGCAATACAGCCCTCTACTTGCTGCCTTTACTACTCAAGGTCAGTTTGAGCTGACTCTGTTATTGAAGATTCAGGAGAATTGCTATGACAACATTCATTTCATGAAAGCCTTCCAGAAAATAGTGGTGCTTTTTTATAAAGCTGAAGTCCTGAGTGAAGAGCCCATTCTGAAGTGGTATAAAGATGCACATGTTGCCAAGGGGAAAAGTGTCTTCCTTGAGCAAATGAAAAAGTTTGTAGAGTGGCTCAAAAATGCTGAAGAAGAATCTGAGTCTGAAGCTGAAGAAGGTGACTGA